The following proteins come from a genomic window of Maribacter sp. HTCC2170:
- a CDS encoding substrate-binding domain-containing protein gives MKKVKIIGVPEHFNLPWHLAIEEGAFEERGIELEWTDIPEGTGRMCKMLENGETDLAIILTEGLVKSITEGNPAKIVQEYIASPLLWGIHVGAKSTYKAISDINSTKAAISRFGSGSHLMAYVNAQNEGWNNEKLKFEIINNLDGAVEALTNGTADYFMWERFTTKPLVDNGTFRRLGDCPTPWPCFVIAGTNEFIKENSSVLRHILEIINLYTSEFKQIPSIDRTLANRYEQQLEDIQEWMGITRWSQSQLNPQTLENVQDTLINLKLIDKKLKSTDVLTSQ, from the coding sequence ATGAAGAAAGTAAAAATCATTGGCGTACCTGAACATTTTAACCTTCCTTGGCATTTGGCAATTGAAGAAGGTGCGTTTGAAGAGCGTGGAATTGAGCTTGAATGGACAGATATTCCTGAAGGAACAGGAAGAATGTGTAAAATGCTGGAAAATGGTGAGACTGACTTGGCGATTATCTTGACTGAAGGACTGGTCAAAAGTATAACAGAAGGGAATCCTGCTAAAATAGTTCAAGAATATATTGCCTCTCCCCTGCTTTGGGGAATTCATGTGGGAGCCAAAAGCACATATAAAGCTATTTCTGATATCAATTCCACCAAAGCTGCGATTAGTCGTTTTGGCAGCGGCAGCCATCTTATGGCCTATGTAAATGCTCAAAATGAAGGCTGGAACAATGAAAAATTGAAATTTGAGATAATCAATAATCTTGATGGAGCTGTCGAGGCATTGACAAATGGCACCGCAGACTATTTTATGTGGGAACGTTTTACGACTAAACCCTTGGTTGACAATGGCACTTTCCGAAGATTAGGTGACTGTCCAACGCCTTGGCCATGTTTTGTCATTGCAGGGACCAATGAATTCATAAAAGAAAATAGTTCTGTTTTAAGGCATATACTTGAAATCATCAATCTATATACCTCCGAGTTCAAACAAATTCCGAGTATTGACCGTACTTTGGCAAATAGGTATGAACAGCAATTGGAAGATATTCAAGAATGGATGGGCATAACGCGATGGAGTCAATCACAACTAAACCCGCAAACACTTGAAAACGTACAAGATACGTTGATTAACTTAAAGTTGATTGATAAAAAGTTAAAAAGTACAGATGTGCTTACCAGTCAATAA
- a CDS encoding uracil-DNA glycosylase: MTINIHSSWKKPLSNEFEQPYFGALVNFVKSEYGQYTCYPKGKHIFSAFDHSPFEKTKVVIIGQDPYHGPNQANGLCFSVSEGIPHPPSLINIFKEIETDLGKPYPKSGNLERWADQGVLLLNATLTVRAHEAGSHQRNGWETFTDNVIRVVSNEKEGVIFLLWGGFAKKKASLIDQGKHHILTSGHPSPLSANRGYWFGNKHFSKTNEILGQKGDVLIDW, from the coding sequence ATGACCATAAATATACACTCCAGCTGGAAAAAACCGTTAAGCAACGAATTTGAGCAACCCTATTTTGGGGCATTGGTCAACTTTGTAAAGTCCGAATATGGCCAATACACCTGTTACCCAAAAGGGAAACATATATTTTCAGCTTTTGACCATAGTCCGTTTGAAAAAACTAAAGTGGTCATTATCGGTCAGGATCCATATCATGGACCAAACCAGGCAAATGGTCTTTGTTTTTCAGTAAGTGAAGGGATTCCACACCCTCCTTCATTGATCAATATATTCAAGGAAATCGAAACGGATTTGGGGAAACCTTATCCCAAAAGTGGCAACTTAGAGCGATGGGCAGACCAAGGAGTATTGCTTTTGAATGCTACTTTGACCGTACGCGCGCATGAAGCTGGCAGCCATCAAAGAAACGGGTGGGAGACTTTTACTGACAATGTAATTAGGGTAGTTTCCAATGAGAAGGAAGGTGTAATATTTCTGCTATGGGGAGGTTTTGCAAAGAAGAAAGCTTCTTTAATTGACCAAGGCAAACATCATATACTAACTTCAGGTCATCCTTCTCCTTTGAGTGCAAATCGTGGATACTGGTTTGGAAACAAACACTTTAGTAAAACCAATGAAATTCTTGGGCAAAAAGGGGATGTTCTTATTGACTGGTAA
- a CDS encoding carbohydrate binding family 9 domain-containing protein encodes MKNSITLLYLLLSYTLLQSQSQERPALEAGKLQGEIEIDGVLNEEDWQIAPVLEQFQTTEPVEKGAPSNLTRVRVLTDAKSVVIGIECKDSNPEGIVKFSKLRDADISSEDHVKVVLDTFMDGQSGYIFAVNAFGARYDALVSRRGESENEDWDAIWEARTTIDKEGWSVEIRIPIQSIYFEKGLSTWGFNVERRIQRNQETIRWANVQRDQWFIQTSRAGLLTNLPEFNYGLGLNVRPSLVGKLTKNGEDAPTDFKFEPSLDVSQRLSPNVLATMTFNTDFAETEVDTRQTNLTRFPLFFPEKRTFFLEGSDIFEFGFGTGSSTVLPFFSRRIGLIGSSEVPILAGAKLNGRSGKTAFGGLGVHTKSFESGGNSYDATTMGVMRVRQNILKESSVGIIASVGDPLGREGSFMSGADFTYQTTRFNGDKNFIAGAWALYTDRDDLTDNKTAYGFKVDYPNDKWDLAFIYSHIGEQFDPSLGFVPRKGVHFMRLGSTYAPRPNAPWLRQMFHQFYGTYIKDLSGTWQSYSIFTAPINWRLESGDRVEFNVRPVGENILIPFEIAEDVTIPENEYHFMRYRLEAEFAAKRRLNGQASWWFGSFYEGNLDELELQVNWNPNALLGFELNGVRNIGRLPWGDFDQTLVGSRVRFNVNSDLQLNSYLQYDTVSNTLGLNVRVHWIFSPLGDVILVFNHNTLDDDMTQNWVLQSQQVLLKFRYNFRL; translated from the coding sequence ATGAAAAATTCAATTACCCTTCTCTATTTATTGCTATCCTATACCCTTTTACAGAGTCAATCCCAAGAAAGACCAGCTTTAGAAGCAGGTAAACTGCAAGGAGAGATAGAGATTGATGGTGTTCTAAATGAGGAAGATTGGCAAATAGCGCCTGTTTTGGAACAATTTCAAACCACAGAACCTGTTGAAAAGGGTGCGCCTTCAAATTTAACACGAGTAAGGGTATTGACAGACGCTAAATCGGTGGTTATTGGTATTGAATGCAAAGATTCGAACCCAGAAGGCATTGTGAAATTCTCAAAATTAAGAGATGCTGATATTTCCAGTGAAGATCATGTAAAAGTGGTGTTAGATACGTTTATGGACGGACAATCCGGCTATATTTTTGCCGTCAATGCCTTTGGTGCTCGGTATGATGCCTTGGTTTCGAGGCGTGGCGAATCAGAAAATGAAGATTGGGACGCCATTTGGGAGGCAAGAACAACAATTGATAAGGAAGGATGGTCGGTTGAAATACGTATTCCCATCCAAAGTATTTATTTTGAAAAGGGTTTATCTACTTGGGGATTCAATGTTGAACGAAGAATACAAAGAAACCAGGAAACCATACGTTGGGCCAATGTACAGCGAGACCAATGGTTCATTCAAACGAGCAGAGCTGGGTTATTGACTAATTTACCTGAGTTCAATTATGGTCTGGGATTGAATGTTAGACCATCTTTAGTGGGTAAATTGACTAAGAACGGAGAAGATGCTCCCACTGATTTCAAATTTGAACCCAGTTTGGATGTTAGTCAGCGTTTGAGTCCAAATGTACTGGCAACGATGACCTTTAATACTGATTTTGCTGAGACCGAGGTAGATACGCGTCAAACCAACTTAACACGTTTTCCTTTGTTCTTTCCAGAGAAACGCACCTTCTTTCTTGAGGGTTCCGATATTTTTGAATTTGGTTTTGGTACGGGAAGCAGTACGGTCCTCCCCTTCTTTAGTCGTAGAATTGGACTTATTGGCTCTAGCGAAGTTCCTATTTTGGCAGGCGCAAAGCTGAATGGTCGCTCAGGAAAAACCGCTTTTGGAGGGCTTGGCGTGCATACCAAATCCTTTGAATCAGGAGGAAACTCTTATGATGCCACTACTATGGGAGTCATGCGGGTACGACAAAACATACTTAAAGAGAGTTCTGTGGGTATAATCGCATCGGTAGGCGACCCATTGGGCCGTGAAGGAAGTTTTATGTCAGGCGCCGATTTCACTTACCAGACCACTAGATTCAATGGAGACAAAAACTTTATTGCGGGAGCATGGGCATTGTATACCGATAGAGATGATTTAACCGATAACAAAACCGCCTATGGGTTTAAGGTTGATTACCCCAATGATAAATGGGATCTCGCATTTATTTACTCACATATCGGGGAGCAGTTTGATCCTTCATTGGGCTTTGTACCTCGAAAGGGAGTACATTTTATGCGTTTGGGATCAACATATGCTCCAAGGCCGAATGCACCATGGCTACGGCAGATGTTCCATCAGTTTTATGGAACATATATCAAGGACCTTAGCGGCACATGGCAATCGTACAGCATATTTACCGCTCCCATTAATTGGCGATTGGAAAGTGGCGATCGGGTAGAATTCAATGTTAGACCTGTAGGTGAAAATATTTTAATACCTTTTGAAATTGCCGAAGATGTGACCATTCCAGAGAATGAGTACCACTTTATGCGTTACCGCTTGGAAGCTGAATTCGCTGCCAAACGTAGGTTGAATGGCCAGGCATCATGGTGGTTTGGTTCGTTTTACGAGGGTAATTTGGATGAACTGGAACTACAGGTGAACTGGAACCCCAACGCCCTTCTGGGTTTTGAACTCAACGGTGTTCGCAATATAGGACGGTTACCTTGGGGCGATTTTGACCAAACCTTGGTAGGTTCCCGTGTTCGTTTCAATGTAAATTCGGACTTACAATTGAATAGTTATTTGCAATATGATACGGTGAGTAATACTTTGGGGCTAAATGTTCGTGTGCACTGGATTTTCTCTCCCTTGGGCGATGTAATTCTTGTGTTCAATCATAATACCCTTGATGATGACATGACCCAGAATTGGGTATTACAAAGCCAACAGGTGCTTTTAAAGTTCAGGTATAATTTTAGGTTGTAA
- a CDS encoding toxin-antitoxin system YwqK family antitoxin, with amino-acid sequence MKLKLLFIALPIIALGQEEMNINADDINNVHDVAYFKSDTTLVSGVVRQWHDNSQLHKEKTYKDGVADGAFKSWYKNGQLEFEGTFKNNKWDGVYKTWYDNGQLMSEATYKDGVLEDGVSKKWHFNGQLWTERISKDGNKSFVLKEYHDNGKLSGKILYKSNKLVSSKKWNRNGKLSQDFTIKD; translated from the coding sequence ATGAAACTAAAATTACTATTTATTGCTTTGCCAATTATTGCTTTAGGGCAAGAGGAAATGAATATTAATGCGGATGACATTAATAACGTTCATGACGTTGCCTATTTCAAGAGTGATACAACTTTGGTGTCTGGCGTAGTGAGACAATGGCATGACAATAGTCAGTTACATAAAGAAAAAACATACAAGGATGGTGTAGCGGATGGTGCTTTTAAATCTTGGTATAAAAATGGACAGCTAGAGTTTGAAGGTACATTCAAGAATAATAAATGGGATGGTGTTTATAAAACCTGGTATGACAATGGACAGTTAATGAGTGAAGCAACTTACAAGGATGGTGTTCTAGAGGACGGTGTTTCTAAAAAGTGGCATTTCAATGGACAGTTATGGACTGAAAGAATATCCAAGGATGGTAATAAATCTTTTGTTTTGAAAGAATATCATGACAATGGAAAGTTAAGTGGTAAAATATTATACAAGAGTAATAAACTTGTTAGTAGCAAAAAGTGGAATAGGAATGGAAAGTTAAGCCAAGATTTTACAATCAAGGATTGA
- a CDS encoding DUF6340 family protein gives MKKNYTYILAILFGILISLNSCSATKQHTLSALEPASVDLATTITKIGIINESSATTKSDYKNRIEQILSAKDQQLQKDGIDAAISGLFEELAKDQRFDTVRLIQTEVNNSEGLGDTVDTISWDAVKEICDANNVDAIFSLAYYEADTQVSVKKKKIEEQDMLRQYIKVAGHEITLETLIENGWRIYDPYNQQVIDELVFNEQITSTGTGTNEMDALYDISDRREAVLDQSKNTGSSYGLRLLPQEQDVVREYFVKGSDKLVEAKKLAEEDNWEAAAALWELETTHENTKLKAKACYNMAFYNEMNGKYQIALDWVEKASTHNDSKANTAYKAVLQKRITDTKIALQQLERSNLSASLEFE, from the coding sequence ATGAAAAAAAACTACACATATATCCTCGCTATTTTATTTGGAATACTTATTTCCTTGAATAGCTGTAGTGCTACCAAACAACATACCTTGAGTGCTTTGGAGCCTGCCTCGGTAGATTTGGCAACAACCATTACCAAAATTGGGATCATAAACGAAAGTAGTGCCACTACCAAAAGTGATTACAAAAACCGAATAGAACAGATTTTATCTGCTAAGGACCAACAATTACAGAAAGACGGTATTGATGCCGCTATTTCTGGTTTGTTCGAAGAACTGGCAAAGGACCAACGTTTTGATACGGTACGATTAATCCAGACCGAAGTAAATAATAGTGAGGGACTCGGTGATACGGTAGATACTATTTCCTGGGACGCAGTAAAAGAGATCTGCGATGCCAATAATGTGGATGCCATCTTCTCTTTAGCCTATTATGAGGCAGATACACAAGTATCAGTCAAGAAAAAGAAGATTGAGGAACAGGATATGTTACGCCAGTACATAAAAGTGGCCGGACATGAGATTACATTGGAAACATTGATTGAAAACGGATGGCGGATTTATGATCCATATAACCAACAAGTAATCGATGAACTCGTATTTAACGAGCAGATTACCTCTACAGGTACAGGAACCAATGAAATGGATGCCTTATATGACATTAGTGATCGAAGAGAAGCTGTATTGGATCAAAGTAAAAACACGGGTAGTTCGTACGGACTTCGTCTTTTACCCCAAGAACAGGATGTGGTTCGCGAATACTTTGTAAAGGGTTCTGATAAATTGGTGGAAGCCAAAAAACTGGCCGAAGAAGACAATTGGGAAGCCGCAGCCGCCTTATGGGAATTGGAAACTACCCATGAAAACACAAAATTAAAGGCCAAGGCATGCTATAATATGGCGTTTTACAATGAAATGAACGGCAAGTACCAAATTGCATTGGATTGGGTTGAAAAAGCTTCTACACACAATGATAGTAAGGCCAATACAGCCTATAAAGCCGTTTTACAAAAAAGAATCACTGATACCAAAATAGCGTTACAACAGTTGGAGCGGAGCAATCTATCCGCTTCTTTGGAGTTTGAGTGA
- a CDS encoding DUF6340 family protein, protein MKSHYQTLLYTLIALFLVGCSATNNLTMSAVEPAPITLSKDVKRVGIINRSLPSEGNKTADKIDKILSAEGLNLDEHGSEAAILALKEQLEQNKSIEEVLILDDLVHLRKGLSVFPSTMTWNEIETLCEEYKVDAIFSLAFYDTDTKVNFKMTSIDLPNDLGVKVAVPAHELTLNTLIENGWRVYDPYSKRIADELVFSDHVVSVGKGINPIKAYEAILGRKEAVLHQSKYMGIDYAQRLLPYKHRVNRDYFVRGSDNFKIAQRRAQAGDWDGAANLWSLETGNPDPKVAGRACYNMAISNEINGNLDDAMQWASKSYVDYKNNYALSYLNTLKYRARQKAVLNQQLSK, encoded by the coding sequence ATGAAAAGCCATTACCAAACCCTACTTTATACTTTAATCGCCCTCTTTTTAGTTGGTTGCAGCGCTACCAATAATTTAACAATGAGTGCTGTAGAGCCTGCTCCCATTACGCTATCCAAAGATGTGAAGCGTGTTGGTATCATTAACCGTAGTTTACCTTCGGAGGGGAATAAAACGGCAGATAAGATTGATAAAATACTTTCTGCTGAGGGATTGAATCTAGATGAACACGGTTCCGAAGCTGCCATTTTAGCCCTAAAAGAGCAATTGGAGCAAAATAAATCTATTGAAGAAGTACTAATCTTAGACGATTTAGTCCATCTGCGTAAGGGACTAAGTGTTTTTCCATCAACAATGACATGGAATGAAATAGAAACCCTATGTGAGGAATATAAGGTCGATGCCATTTTCTCATTGGCTTTCTATGATACCGACACCAAGGTCAATTTTAAAATGACCTCTATAGACCTACCCAATGATTTAGGGGTTAAAGTTGCGGTCCCGGCCCATGAACTTACTTTGAATACTTTGATTGAAAATGGCTGGAGAGTATATGACCCATATAGCAAAAGAATTGCAGACGAACTTGTTTTTAGTGATCACGTGGTATCTGTTGGAAAAGGAATAAACCCAATAAAAGCTTACGAGGCCATTCTTGGAAGAAAGGAAGCGGTGTTACACCAGAGCAAGTATATGGGAATTGATTATGCCCAACGATTGTTACCGTACAAACACCGTGTGAACAGGGATTATTTTGTTCGTGGTTCAGACAACTTCAAGATAGCACAACGTAGGGCCCAAGCAGGTGATTGGGACGGTGCAGCTAACCTTTGGAGTCTTGAAACAGGTAATCCAGACCCTAAAGTGGCAGGTAGAGCCTGTTACAATATGGCCATTAGTAATGAAATAAACGGAAATCTTGATGACGCCATGCAATGGGCCTCAAAATCATATGTTGATTATAAGAACAATTACGCATTATCGTATCTGAACACCCTAAAATACAGGGCACGCCAAAAAGCAGTTCTGAACCAGCAGTTGTCTAAATAA
- a CDS encoding YfcC family protein, with the protein MKKIKFPTAHSILLIIAAIVAILTWVIPSGQYDRLSYNSENQAFVITNASKTLELEGSQKTLDDLGIIIPLAKFTNGDISKPISIPNTYKKLEPRPQGFKEFIQSPLKGIMQTSDIILLVLIIGGLIGIVNATGAFEAGITWLANALKGREFILIIMVTVLVALGGTTFGLEEETIAFYPILIPVFLAAKYDAMVGLGSIYIGSSIGTMVSTVNPFSVIIASDAAGINWTLGLEGRIIVLIIGLFICIIYILRYARKVQNDQTKSLIYDQKEEIQMMFIKDTTNRGTQLSLRLKLVLFVFAACFIVMIYGVSRLHWWFLEMTSVFLVGAILIGVIARMKERSFVDKFIQGATDLLGVAFIIGIARGVTVLMEDGLISDTLLYYSSNLTQGMHKGLFANVLLFINSGLSFFIPSSSGMAVLTMPIMSPLAEGIGIGREVIVNAYLFGVGLFKLINPTGIILASLAIVNVGYDKWLKFVTPLVALLAIMAMCALTISVYF; encoded by the coding sequence CTGAAAAAAATTAAGTTTCCTACCGCACATTCGATTTTGTTGATCATCGCCGCCATTGTTGCCATTCTTACCTGGGTGATACCTTCAGGACAATATGATAGATTATCCTATAATTCAGAAAATCAAGCTTTTGTAATAACCAATGCAAGTAAAACTTTAGAACTGGAAGGTAGTCAGAAGACCTTGGATGACTTGGGAATAATCATTCCATTGGCCAAATTCACCAATGGAGATATCTCAAAACCGATAAGTATTCCGAACACCTATAAAAAACTGGAACCAAGACCACAGGGTTTTAAAGAATTTATACAATCACCTTTGAAAGGCATTATGCAGACCTCGGATATTATACTCTTGGTTCTAATCATAGGAGGACTTATTGGAATAGTAAATGCTACTGGAGCTTTTGAAGCTGGAATAACTTGGTTAGCCAATGCATTGAAAGGAAGGGAATTCATTTTAATAATTATGGTTACAGTGCTTGTTGCTTTAGGAGGAACCACTTTTGGACTTGAAGAAGAAACCATAGCCTTCTACCCTATTTTGATACCTGTGTTTCTTGCGGCTAAATATGATGCCATGGTTGGGCTTGGTTCAATTTACATAGGATCTAGCATTGGTACTATGGTATCTACCGTAAATCCGTTTAGTGTAATTATTGCATCAGATGCAGCGGGCATAAATTGGACTCTGGGACTTGAAGGTCGCATCATAGTACTTATCATCGGGTTATTCATTTGTATTATTTATATACTTAGGTATGCAAGAAAAGTACAAAACGACCAAACCAAATCATTGATCTATGACCAAAAGGAGGAGATTCAGATGATGTTCATCAAAGACACGACCAACCGTGGTACTCAATTGTCCTTACGTTTGAAATTGGTGTTGTTCGTTTTCGCGGCTTGTTTTATTGTAATGATCTATGGTGTATCTCGATTACACTGGTGGTTTTTAGAAATGACATCGGTATTTTTGGTAGGCGCCATTTTAATAGGGGTTATAGCACGAATGAAAGAGCGATCCTTTGTTGATAAGTTCATTCAAGGTGCCACAGATCTTTTGGGTGTGGCCTTTATAATTGGTATTGCACGAGGCGTAACCGTTTTGATGGAAGATGGGTTAATCAGTGATACCCTCTTGTATTATTCAAGTAATTTGACTCAAGGCATGCACAAAGGTCTTTTCGCCAATGTATTGCTATTTATAAATAGTGGTTTGAGTTTCTTTATTCCTTCATCATCCGGGATGGCCGTTTTGACCATGCCGATTATGTCGCCATTGGCTGAAGGCATTGGTATAGGTCGTGAGGTTATAGTAAATGCCTATTTGTTTGGTGTTGGGCTTTTTAAACTCATTAACCCTACGGGAATCATATTGGCCTCCTTGGCCATTGTGAATGTCGGTTATGATAAATGGCTCAAATTTGTGACTCCTTTAGTGGCTCTTCTTGCTATAATGGCAATGTGTGCTTTGACCATTTCTGTTTATTTTTAG